Proteins from a single region of Antechinus flavipes isolate AdamAnt ecotype Samford, QLD, Australia chromosome 2, AdamAnt_v2, whole genome shotgun sequence:
- the PFN3 gene encoding profilin-3: MGDWKTYISAVLRDQRIDDVAVVGHSDNRCVWASRPGGLLAAISPQEVGILTGPDRRSFLQSGISLAGRRCCVIRDHLLEEDDGVLDARTKGLDGRSVCVGLTPKALIVLMGRRGVHGGTLNKTAHHLIRGLRFQGI, translated from the coding sequence ATGGGGGACTGGAAGACATACATCAGCGCCGTACTTCGAGACCAGCGCATCGATGACGTGGCGGTAGTGGGACATTCGGACAACCGCTGCGTGTGGGCCTCGAGGCCTGGAGGCCTGCTGGCTGCCATCTCCCCGCAAGAGGTGGGCATACTGACGGGCCCTGACCGCCGCAGCTTCCTGCAGTCCGGGATCAGTCTGGCGGGCCGACGCTGCTGCGTCATCCGAGACCACCTGCTGGAAGAAGACGATGGTGTTCTGGACGCTCGGACCAAGGGACTGGATGGTCGATCTGTGTGCGTGGGACTCACTCCCAAGGCCCTGATAGTGCTCATGGGCCGCCGGGGCGTGCACGGGGGTACACTCAACAAAACTGCTCATCATCTTATTAGGGGCCTGCGGTTCCAGGGGATCTAG
- the F12 gene encoding coagulation factor XII, which translates to MHFLLLFGALLMGLRLALMAPPWKTPKEPMTIAVITSGDPCYFPFQYRGQLYHKCIKRGRPGPHAWCATTNNYDRDQQWVYCLEFKKVKDHCKHYPCREGGTCINTFRGAHCLCAPHLTGQHCQKEKCYEPQLRQFFDENETWLRAEPQRVAKCWCKGPTADCKWLPNSQVCLDNPCLHGGKCLEAEGQSVCHCPPSYAGHFCEIDTSAKCYNGPGLTYRGTAQTTLSGKQCQPWSSEATFQDLSKEQVLTRGLGHHPYCRNPDNDTRPWCYVLSGIQMSWEYCSLAVCQHPTQNPAIESQHPTTPAPSSFTALSGESLASQPPQWKVNSVACGQRQKKRLSGLNRVVGGLVALPGAHPYIAALYLDQKFCAGSLFSACWVLTAAHCLESRPAPELLKVVLGQQRFNESCPQCQEFSVREYRLHEGFRADTFQHDIALVRLQETKDGGCARFSPFVQPVCLPESPEPPGEALSCQVAGWGHQYEEAEDYSSYLQEAQVPIIPHDRCSAQDIHGQTVTQDMLCAGFLEGGTDACQGDSGGPLVCEEKAGQLTLRGVVSWGVGCGKRNRPGVYANVASYLGWIQEHTVS; encoded by the exons ATGCATTTCTTACTGCTATTTGGAGCCCTATTGATGGGCCTGAGGCTGGCACTTATG GCCCCACCCTGGAAAACTCCAAAAGAACCCATGACCATTGCAG TCATTACCAGTGGGGATCCCTGTTACTTCCCCTTCCAGTATCGAGGCCAGCTGTACCATAAATGTATCAAGAGAGGCCGTCCAGGGCCCCATGCCTG GTGTGCAACCACCAACAACTATGATCGGGATCAGCAGTGGGTCTATTGCTTGGAGTTCAAGAAAGTGAAAG ATCACTGCAAGCATTATCCATGCCGGGAGGGAGGGACCTGCATCAACACTTTTCGTGGAGCCCACTGCCTCTGTGCCCCCCACCTCACTGGGCAGCACTGCCAAAAAG agaaGTGCTACGAGCCTCAGCTTAGGCAGTTCTTCGATGAGAACGAGACATGGCTTCGTGCGGAGCCACAGAGAGTGGCCAAGTGCTGGTGTAAGGGCCCCACTGCTGACTGCAAGTGGCTGCCAAACAGCCAGG TCTGCTTGGATAACCCTTGTCTCCACGGAGGGAAGTGCTTGGAGGCAGAGGGCCAGTCTGTCTGCCATTGTCCTCCAAGCTATGCAGGACACTTTTGTGAAATAG ACACCAGTGCAAAATGTTATAATGGTCCAGGACTCACCTATCGGGGCACAGCCCAGACCACATTGTCAGGAAAGCAATGCCAACCTTGGTCCTCAGAGGCTACGTTCCAGGATCTATCCAAAGAACAGGTGCTGACCAGGGGTTTGGGTCATCACCCCTACTGTAG GAACCCGGATAATGACACTAGACCCTGGTGCTATGTTCTCTCTGGGATTCAGATGAGCTGGGAGTACTGTAGTCTGGCCGTATGCCAGCATCCAACTCAGAATCCAGCCATCGAATCACAGCACCCAACTACTCCTGCTCCATCATCTTTCACAG CATTGTCTGGGGAGAGCCTGGCCTCTCAGCCTCCTCAGTGGAAGGTTAACTCGGTAGCATGTGGCCAACGACAAAAGAAGAGGCTCTCTGGGCTGAATCGCGTTGTGGGAGGGCTGGTGGCTTTACCAGGGGCACACCCCTACATAGCAGCGCTTTACCTGGACCAGAAATTTTGCGCTGGCAGCCTCTTTAGCGCCTGCTGGGTTCTCACGGCAGCGCACTGCTTGGAGAGCAG GCCTGCCCCAGAACTGCTGAAAGTGGTCCTGGGCCAACAACGATTCAACGAGAGTTGTCCGCAGTGCCAAGAGTTCTCGGTGCGCGAATACCGGCTGCACGAGGGCTTCCGGGCCGACACGTTCCAGCATGACATTG CGCTTGTGCGGCTGCAGGAGACAAAGGACGGCGGTTGCGCGCGGTTCTCGCCTTTTGTTCAGCCGGTGTGCCTCCCCGAGTCTCCGGAGCCTCCGGGTGAAGCCTTGAGCTGCCAGGTCGCCGGCTGGGGTCACCAATATGAAG AGGCCGAGGACTACTCCAGTTACCTGCAGGAAGCCCAGGTGCCGATCATTCCACACGATCGCTGCTCAGCCCAAGATATACATGGGCAAACTGTCACCCAAGACATGCTGTGCGCCGGTTTCTTGGAAGGGGGCACAGATGCCTGCCAG GGTGACTCCGGGGGACCACTCGTGTGCGAAGAGAAGGCGGGTCAGCTCACTCTGCGCGGAGTGGTAAGCTGGGGCGTAGGCTGTGGGAAGCGAAACAGACCTGGAGTCTACGCCAACGTAGCCAGTTACCTCGGATGGATCCAGGAGCACACAGTCTCCTGA